The following coding sequences are from one Candidatus Eisenbacteria bacterium window:
- a CDS encoding 4Fe-4S dicluster domain-containing protein yields the protein MIRLEELARRTKATLCLACGKCTGNCPLAELEHGHSPRRLVARALADLEADGRILVRKCLTCGACEERCPEGVAFVDFVREVRALLPPEERASCPH from the coding sequence ATGATACGGCTCGAAGAACTGGCGAGGCGGACAAAGGCGACCCTCTGCCTCGCGTGCGGGAAATGCACCGGGAACTGCCCCCTCGCCGAGTTGGAGCATGGGCACTCTCCGCGCCGTCTCGTCGCGCGCGCGCTCGCCGATCTCGAGGCCGACGGCCGAATCCTCGTGCGGAAGTGCCTCACCTGCGGCGCGTGCGAGGAGCGCTGCCCCGAGGGGGTGGCGTTTGTCGACTTCGTGCGCGAGGTGCGCGCTCTTCTCCCGCCGGAGGAGCGGGCCTCCTGCCCGCATC
- a CDS encoding FAD-dependent oxidoreductase, with protein sequence MELATLEQAKLIFEKGTELEIERISPSPCTLACPAGVNVKGYVSLIAEGRFVEALGVVRDRCPLPGVCGRVCNHPCESVCRRNNVDGAVSIRALKRFVADYAAELPPPLLPPKPFREERIAVVGSGPGGITAAYDLARAGFGVTLIESESKLGGMLRYGIPDYRLPPEVLDREIDALLGPSVQVRTNTVLGRDVGLDELLAKGHAAVFLAVGAMKSRRLGLHGEGEIQGVEDALAFLKRANEGDRTPCGERVLVIGGGSSAIDAARTALRLGARSADIVYRRSKEEMPAVEEEIRAAEAEGVGFRFLTAPNALKVENGRVVALECLEVRLGEPDASGRRRPIPVSGSEFTLRTDAVIASIGQEPNLPFLGSRYESSVDRSGCLIVSDETGLTRIGRVFAGGDAVTGPATVIEAIAAGHRAARAIQRLIEEGPDSLLRAFPAPAARWEVGLPDPSPDRHERAHAPELSLSERSGFEEVELAFTAEDAIDEASRCLRCGPCFECHTCVSTCPRRHVLVRSAATNGERIASIDLLLRTPREGTPAEARESEARGMLQVESDGKEDSPISVTVGLVKSRVDERLCRGCGRCIEVCAFRAPRLVPGKDQEPVSRIDPTLCRGCGLCVSVCSTGAAEIEPFSKNWILDSVTDASPDRKVGRSVVITCQRRGGCLAPAAEEPHDGVEIIRLSCVGQLEAGTILKLIHAGAEEVLVAGCAEERCRFEHGAGIAADQVELARALLRMCGIDPDRVRSDWSEGREGDPLILNDLVGAGGRS encoded by the coding sequence ATGGAGCTCGCAACCCTTGAGCAAGCCAAGCTGATCTTCGAGAAGGGAACGGAGCTGGAGATCGAACGGATCAGCCCGTCCCCCTGCACGCTGGCATGCCCCGCCGGCGTCAACGTCAAGGGGTACGTATCGCTCATCGCCGAAGGCCGATTCGTCGAGGCGCTCGGCGTCGTGCGCGACAGGTGCCCTCTCCCCGGAGTGTGCGGTCGCGTCTGCAACCATCCGTGCGAATCGGTGTGCCGGCGGAACAACGTCGACGGAGCGGTTTCGATCCGCGCGCTGAAGCGCTTCGTGGCGGATTACGCGGCGGAACTGCCGCCTCCCCTTCTCCCCCCGAAACCCTTCCGCGAGGAGCGGATCGCGGTCGTCGGTTCGGGACCGGGAGGGATCACCGCCGCCTACGATCTCGCGAGGGCGGGGTTCGGCGTCACGCTGATCGAATCGGAATCCAAGCTCGGCGGCATGCTTCGCTACGGAATCCCCGACTATCGCCTCCCTCCGGAGGTTCTCGACCGCGAGATCGACGCGCTTCTCGGTCCCTCGGTCCAGGTCCGAACGAACACCGTGCTCGGACGGGATGTCGGTCTCGACGAGCTTCTCGCGAAGGGACACGCGGCGGTCTTTCTCGCCGTCGGCGCGATGAAGAGCCGCCGCCTCGGGCTCCACGGCGAGGGAGAGATCCAGGGGGTCGAGGACGCTCTCGCTTTCCTCAAGAGGGCGAACGAAGGGGATCGAACGCCGTGCGGAGAACGCGTGCTCGTGATCGGGGGCGGGAGCAGCGCGATCGATGCCGCACGAACCGCGCTCCGCCTCGGAGCGAGAAGTGCGGACATCGTCTATCGACGTTCGAAGGAAGAGATGCCCGCGGTCGAGGAGGAGATCCGCGCTGCGGAGGCGGAAGGAGTCGGCTTCCGCTTCCTCACCGCGCCGAACGCGCTCAAGGTGGAGAACGGGAGGGTCGTCGCGCTTGAGTGTCTTGAGGTGCGCCTCGGGGAGCCGGACGCGAGCGGACGGCGCCGCCCGATCCCAGTCTCCGGATCCGAGTTCACGCTCCGCACCGACGCGGTGATCGCCTCGATCGGGCAGGAGCCGAACCTCCCGTTCCTCGGCAGCCGCTACGAGTCCTCGGTCGACCGGAGCGGGTGCTTGATCGTTTCCGATGAGACCGGCCTCACGCGCATCGGACGCGTGTTCGCGGGAGGCGACGCGGTCACCGGACCCGCGACGGTGATCGAGGCGATCGCGGCCGGCCACCGCGCGGCGCGCGCGATCCAGCGGTTGATCGAAGAGGGACCCGATTCGCTTCTTCGCGCGTTCCCCGCGCCGGCCGCGCGCTGGGAGGTCGGGCTCCCCGATCCTTCGCCCGACCGCCACGAGCGCGCGCACGCGCCGGAGCTCTCGCTCTCCGAACGGAGCGGCTTCGAGGAGGTCGAGCTCGCGTTCACCGCCGAGGACGCGATCGACGAGGCGTCGCGCTGTCTCCGGTGCGGACCCTGCTTCGAGTGCCACACGTGCGTCTCCACGTGTCCGCGCCGCCACGTGCTCGTTCGAAGCGCGGCGACGAACGGGGAGAGGATCGCGTCGATCGATCTTCTGCTCCGCACGCCGCGCGAGGGAACGCCCGCGGAGGCGCGGGAGAGCGAAGCGCGCGGAATGCTCCAGGTGGAATCCGACGGCAAGGAAGACTCGCCGATTTCGGTCACTGTTGGGCTCGTCAAGTCGCGCGTCGACGAGAGACTCTGCCGGGGGTGCGGGCGATGCATCGAGGTGTGCGCCTTCCGCGCGCCGCGCCTCGTTCCCGGCAAGGACCAGGAACCGGTGAGCCGCATCGACCCGACGCTCTGCCGCGGGTGCGGCCTCTGCGTCTCGGTCTGCTCGACCGGCGCGGCGGAGATCGAGCCGTTCTCGAAGAACTGGATCCTCGACTCAGTGACCGACGCCTCACCGGACCGGAAGGTCGGGAGAAGCGTCGTGATCACGTGCCAGCGGCGCGGGGGCTGTCTCGCGCCGGCGGCGGAGGAGCCCCACGATGGGGTCGAGATCATCCGCCTTTCATGCGTCGGGCAGCTCGAGGCGGGGACGATTCTCAAGCTGATTCACGCCGGAGCGGAAGAGGTCCTCGTCGCCGGCTGCGCCGAGGAACGGTGCCGATTCGAGCACGGGGCCGGCATCGCCGCCGATCAGGTCGAGCTTGCCCGCGCGCTTCTCCGGATGTGCGGAATCGACCCGGATCGCGTGCGGAGCGACTGGTCGGAAGGCCGCGAGGGCGATCCTTTAATTCTCAATGATCTAGTCGGCGCGGGGGGACGATCATGA
- a CDS encoding 2-oxoacid:acceptor oxidoreductase family protein has product MTRTEIRVSGFGGQGIIFLAYVTGRAAAIHEGRHATFNQSFGPEARGSACSAQLILCDEPVDYPYIRRPSILVCMSQESYSKFRDELSPGGMLLIDEDLVFLRAGEDARVFGVPATRIAETIGRRIAANMVMCGFLAAVTGVVKKDAARAAIRESVPPGSETINLQAFDQGYAHGEKLAGARAEAAS; this is encoded by the coding sequence ATGACTAGAACCGAAATCCGCGTTTCCGGTTTCGGCGGACAGGGGATCATCTTCCTCGCGTACGTGACCGGCCGCGCCGCTGCCATCCACGAGGGACGCCACGCGACGTTCAACCAGAGCTTCGGACCGGAGGCGCGCGGCTCGGCGTGCTCGGCGCAGCTCATCCTCTGCGATGAGCCGGTCGACTACCCGTACATTCGGCGCCCGTCGATCCTGGTCTGCATGTCGCAGGAATCGTACAGCAAGTTCCGCGACGAGCTGAGCCCGGGGGGAATGCTCCTCATCGACGAGGACCTCGTATTCCTCCGGGCGGGCGAGGACGCGCGAGTCTTCGGCGTCCCCGCCACCCGGATCGCCGAGACGATCGGACGCCGCATCGCTGCGAACATGGTGATGTGCGGCTTCCTGGCCGCCGTCACGGGAGTGGTGAAGAAAGACGCCGCGCGGGCGGCGATCCGCGAATCGGTGCCGCCCGGCAGCGAGACGATCAACCTGCAAGCATTCGACCAAGGCTACGCCCACGGCGAGAAGCTCGCCGGCGCGAGGGCGGAGGCCGCCTCGTAG
- a CDS encoding 2-oxoacid:ferredoxin oxidoreductase subunit beta, with translation MEPFLRMDRFPHIWCPGCGIGTVVTCFADALKKGAFDLDRVAVVSGIGCSGRVAGYIKLDSFHTTHGRPIPFATGLHLSNRKLKVVVISGDGDLIAIGGNHFIHAARRNVDLTVICINNFNYAMTGGQVGPGTPVSALSTTTPFGNFEHPFNLPALAASSGAVYVARWTSLHVRRLTNSILEALTKPGFTFVEVIAPCPTLYTRRNKLGTSIEVLGSYRDNCEIRHGADPSTVDITFGGKIVIGKFVDVAGKPTFLESLDAAMQRALGKEYGLGKDYYMRSAGQRALVDREARHD, from the coding sequence ATGGAGCCGTTCCTTCGGATGGACCGCTTCCCGCACATCTGGTGCCCGGGATGCGGCATCGGAACGGTGGTGACGTGCTTCGCCGACGCCCTCAAGAAGGGCGCCTTCGACCTCGACCGGGTCGCTGTCGTCTCCGGAATCGGCTGTTCCGGGCGCGTCGCGGGGTACATCAAGCTCGATTCCTTCCATACGACGCACGGCCGCCCGATCCCCTTCGCCACGGGCCTCCACCTCTCGAACCGGAAGCTCAAAGTGGTCGTGATCTCGGGCGACGGGGATCTCATCGCGATCGGGGGAAACCACTTCATCCACGCCGCCCGCAGGAACGTCGATCTCACGGTGATCTGTATCAACAACTTCAACTACGCGATGACCGGAGGACAGGTCGGTCCGGGGACGCCGGTCTCCGCGCTCTCGACGACGACCCCCTTCGGGAACTTTGAGCATCCGTTCAATCTGCCGGCGCTCGCCGCCTCAAGCGGCGCGGTCTACGTCGCCCGCTGGACCTCTCTCCACGTGCGGCGCTTGACGAACTCGATCCTCGAAGCACTAACGAAACCGGGCTTCACGTTCGTCGAGGTGATCGCCCCGTGCCCGACACTTTACACAAGAAGAAATAAGCTCGGCACCTCGATCGAGGTTCTCGGGTCGTATCGGGACAACTGCGAGATTCGCCACGGCGCCGATCCTTCGACCGTGGACATCACGTTCGGCGGGAAGATCGTGATCGGGAAGTTCGTGGACGTCGCGGGAAAGCCGACGTTCCTCGAGAGCCTCGACGCCGCCATGCAGAGAGCGCTCGGAAAGGAGTACGGCCTCGGCAAGGACTACTACATGCGATCCGCGGGGCAGAGAGCGCTGGTCGACCGGGAGGCGAGACATGACTAG
- a CDS encoding 2-oxoacid:acceptor oxidoreductase subunit alpha codes for MKASPEGVLTGAHYLDGDHACAEGALAAGCRFFAGYPITPSTEIAERIARRFPKVGGVFIQMEDEMASMAAILGAAWGGVKAMTCTSGPGFSLMMENIGLGIMMEVPCVVANVQRGGPSTGLPTMVGQQDMMQARWGSHGDYGIIALSPNSPQECFNRTIQAFNLSEKYRVPVLVMMDECVGHMTEKVVIPEPDEIEVVPRRLSPLPPGEYLPYAANGDKVPDMVTAGEGYRIHTTGLTHDERGYPVMTAEAQDKLVRRLRAKIDDNAGKIHDYECKRLDEADVVVVSYGITSRVARAAIDAALDDGLRVGEIRLITVWPFPSGLIRDLAARTKAFVVPEINLGQIVLEVERAAAGGARTISVTHAGGWVHDPQTIYHAIREGLRGNGAPRKPARKPRKEKQP; via the coding sequence ATGAAGGCATCCCCAGAAGGAGTTCTCACTGGCGCGCACTACCTGGACGGAGACCACGCCTGCGCCGAAGGGGCGCTCGCCGCCGGATGCCGCTTCTTCGCGGGCTATCCGATCACCCCCTCGACGGAGATCGCGGAGCGGATCGCGCGCCGGTTCCCCAAGGTCGGGGGCGTCTTCATCCAGATGGAGGACGAGATGGCCTCGATGGCGGCGATCCTCGGCGCCGCCTGGGGCGGGGTGAAGGCGATGACCTGCACCTCCGGACCGGGATTCTCCCTCATGATGGAGAACATCGGCCTCGGGATCATGATGGAGGTCCCTTGCGTCGTCGCCAACGTGCAGCGCGGCGGGCCGTCGACCGGACTTCCGACGATGGTCGGCCAACAGGACATGATGCAGGCGCGCTGGGGATCCCACGGCGATTACGGGATCATCGCGCTCTCGCCGAACTCGCCGCAGGAATGTTTCAACAGAACCATTCAAGCATTCAACCTTTCCGAAAAGTATCGCGTGCCGGTCCTCGTGATGATGGACGAATGCGTCGGCCACATGACCGAGAAGGTCGTCATTCCCGAGCCGGACGAGATCGAGGTCGTCCCGCGGCGGCTCTCCCCCCTCCCTCCCGGCGAATATCTCCCCTACGCCGCGAACGGCGACAAGGTGCCGGACATGGTGACTGCCGGCGAGGGATACCGCATCCACACGACCGGCCTCACCCACGACGAGCGGGGCTACCCGGTCATGACGGCCGAGGCTCAGGACAAGCTGGTTCGCCGACTTCGCGCGAAGATCGACGACAACGCCGGGAAGATCCACGACTACGAATGTAAGAGGCTCGACGAGGCCGACGTCGTGGTCGTGAGCTACGGCATCACCTCGCGCGTCGCCCGCGCCGCGATCGACGCCGCGCTCGACGACGGCCTTCGCGTCGGCGAGATCCGGCTCATCACGGTGTGGCCTTTCCCGAGCGGGCTCATCCGCGACCTCGCCGCGCGGACGAAGGCTTTCGTGGTTCCAGAGATCAACCTCGGGCAGATCGTTCTCGAGGTGGAACGCGCCGCGGCCGGCGGGGCGCGGACGATCTCCGTCACACACGCGGGCGGCTGGGTGCACGATCCGCAGACGATCTATCACGCCATTCGCGAGGGTCTCCGCGGGAACGGCGCGCCCCGGAAGCCCGCGAGGAAGCCGCGCAAGGAGAAGCAGCCGTGA
- a CDS encoding 4Fe-4S dicluster domain-containing protein, with protein sequence MAVHLESRRFWRKPLDDADIRRTRGEVHILVERCKGCAYCVEYCPLDVLRMSSRFNRKGYHPPEIARADECVACRLCETLCPEFSIFITVPEGGGASAAESLIEEVLP encoded by the coding sequence ATGGCGGTGCACCTGGAATCGAGACGTTTCTGGAGAAAACCCCTCGACGACGCGGACATCCGGAGGACGCGCGGCGAGGTCCATATCCTGGTCGAGCGGTGCAAAGGCTGCGCCTACTGCGTCGAGTACTGCCCGCTCGATGTACTCCGCATGTCCTCGCGCTTCAACCGGAAGGGCTACCACCCGCCCGAAATCGCGCGCGCCGACGAGTGCGTCGCGTGCCGCCTCTGCGAAACGCTCTGCCCCGAGTTCTCGATCTTCATCACCGTTCCGGAAGGCGGAGGCGCCTCGGCGGCCGAATCCCTGATCGAGGAGGTGCTCCCATGA
- a CDS encoding winged helix DNA-binding protein — translation MIEPNRPPSGGNGGFLARRVLRISHVLSNAVREILERRLIRETAEASLSPSQVHLLKLISMNGDHFVGEIAAFLGVSAPAASKNIDKLARLELLRRVTPERDRRNTCLRITPKGRILVEEYEARRLRALEPVLDTFTPEESREFTRLLEKFVTELIRIEMIDTRSCLRCGAFYEGECPVRGVTGHCPYERARRASMP, via the coding sequence GTGATCGAACCGAACCGACCCCCATCCGGAGGCAACGGGGGTTTCCTTGCCCGGCGGGTTCTCCGCATCTCACATGTCCTCAGCAACGCGGTGCGGGAGATCCTCGAAAGACGCCTGATCCGCGAGACGGCCGAAGCGTCCCTTTCCCCCTCCCAGGTCCACTTGCTCAAGCTGATCTCGATGAACGGCGACCATTTCGTCGGAGAGATCGCTGCGTTTCTCGGCGTCAGCGCCCCGGCCGCCTCGAAGAACATCGACAAGCTCGCCCGGCTCGAGCTTCTCCGTCGAGTGACCCCCGAAAGGGACCGCCGGAACACCTGTCTTCGGATCACGCCGAAAGGGCGCATCCTCGTCGAGGAGTACGAGGCGCGCCGACTCCGCGCCCTCGAGCCGGTTTTGGACACGTTCACCCCCGAGGAGAGCCGGGAGTTCACCCGGCTTCTCGAGAAGTTCGTTACGGAATTGATCCGTATAGAAATGATTGATACCCGCAGCTGTTTGCGCTGCGGTGCGTTCTACGAAGGGGAGTGCCCCGTTCGCGGGGTCACCGGTCACTGTCCTTACGAGCGGGCGCGGAGGGCAAGTATGCCGTAA